Proteins encoded by one window of Gordonia jinghuaiqii:
- a CDS encoding primosomal protein, translated as MAGDIVPIELGLTDGNSFTLWAPRWREGDDEWEAFLGLDEDLYVLPGVAELAAFIRNNDDNDLVEHPAWSTVVGLQADELVPDERHTYDLVGVPELAAEDPTAEVIAELEDALEIVRILGEVCELTPITKFFNGNPILGAVTTGTRNFDGRDGTDLWVRIGRLIAKHWDDVLDAIDEVITTPEVDAKAVETAEAELEAAASAEDEDEPTEDDDLEIVGADTDESTEDDDEDESDDDEDDLDDYDDDDFWASVGIDPIKIVTGVGEYLTLRCYLGDDPVFLGDNGKIFVFTSARSLSRFLADDNAHDLRDLSTFEQVRTEATDGSLEFDVIDDNVYVLPGLADDIADGPRRMDRDQLDLAVELFTDAADYAGDDTVSEALGTTTPLGWFVDYTVNPDPKRMAPSGPFDNEAEAWRALEHDFESRLVKKG; from the coding sequence ATGGCCGGAGACATCGTCCCGATTGAGCTCGGACTCACCGACGGAAACAGCTTCACCCTCTGGGCGCCCCGCTGGCGCGAGGGTGACGACGAGTGGGAGGCGTTCCTCGGACTCGACGAGGATCTCTACGTCCTGCCCGGGGTCGCCGAGCTCGCGGCGTTCATCCGCAACAACGACGACAACGACCTCGTCGAGCATCCAGCATGGTCGACGGTCGTCGGTCTGCAGGCCGACGAACTGGTCCCCGACGAGCGCCACACCTACGACCTCGTCGGTGTCCCGGAGCTCGCGGCAGAAGACCCCACCGCCGAGGTCATCGCCGAACTCGAGGACGCCCTCGAGATCGTGCGCATCCTGGGCGAGGTCTGCGAACTGACCCCGATCACCAAGTTCTTCAACGGCAATCCGATCCTCGGCGCGGTCACCACCGGGACCCGCAACTTCGACGGGCGCGACGGCACCGACCTCTGGGTGCGCATCGGCCGCCTCATCGCCAAGCACTGGGACGACGTCCTCGACGCGATCGACGAGGTCATCACCACCCCCGAGGTCGACGCGAAGGCCGTCGAGACCGCCGAGGCCGAACTCGAGGCCGCCGCCTCGGCCGAGGACGAGGACGAGCCGACCGAGGACGACGACCTCGAGATCGTCGGCGCCGACACCGACGAGAGCACCGAGGACGACGACGAAGACGAGTCGGACGACGACGAAGACGATCTCGACGATTACGACGACGATGATTTCTGGGCGTCCGTCGGCATCGACCCGATCAAGATCGTCACCGGCGTGGGCGAGTACCTGACGTTGCGCTGCTACCTCGGCGACGACCCGGTCTTCCTCGGCGACAACGGCAAGATCTTCGTGTTCACCTCGGCGCGCTCGCTGTCCCGCTTCCTCGCCGACGACAACGCCCACGACCTGAGGGACCTGTCCACCTTCGAGCAGGTCCGCACCGAGGCCACCGACGGTTCGCTCGAGTTCGACGTCATCGACGACAACGTCTACGTCCTGCCCGGTCTCGCCGACGACATCGCCGACGGCCCCCGCCGCATGGACCGCGACCAGCTCGACCTCGCCGTCGAACTGTTCACCGACGCCGCCGACTACGCCGGTGACGACACGGTGAGCGAGGCCCTCGGCACGACCACCCCCCTGGGCTGGTTCGTCGACTACACCGTCAACCCCGATCCCAAGCGGATGGCCCCGAGCGGCCCGTTCGACAACGAGGCCGAGGCATGGCGCGCGCTGGAGCACGACTTCGAGAGCCGGCTGGTCAAGAAGGGCTGA